In the genome of Flavobacterium panacagri, one region contains:
- a CDS encoding DUF6173 family protein has protein sequence MSDPHSLSAISKIMSNIPKNINMSYPRLEFIDKNAPYYASAYYEKLVDSIVDFEKVLNENEEVGAKLATFGESILIHIEDIGYKNPRLIIFYGKDLNGNNVQLIQHVNQISVLLMAVKRIDPNRPRIGFRLSQEIEKEKESED, from the coding sequence ATGAGTGATCCACACAGTTTATCTGCTATCTCCAAAATTATGTCCAATATTCCTAAAAATATTAATATGAGCTATCCAAGACTAGAATTTATTGATAAAAATGCCCCATATTATGCATCTGCATATTATGAAAAACTTGTAGATTCTATTGTTGACTTTGAAAAGGTTCTAAATGAGAACGAAGAAGTGGGGGCTAAATTAGCAACTTTTGGAGAGTCAATTTTAATACATATTGAAGATATTGGTTATAAAAATCCTCGTCTTATAATATTTTACGGTAAAGATTTAAATGGCAATAATGTCCAATTAATTCAACATGTAAATCAAATTAGTGTATTGCTAATGGCTGTAAAAAGAATTGATCCTAATCGCCCTCGTATAGGATTTAGACTATCTCAAGAGATTGAAAAAGAAAAAGAATCTGAAGATTAA
- a CDS encoding response regulator transcription factor, whose amino-acid sequence MEGKSTIKNEIHQIPAGMALGDKRTEIFADRKSKQTFFISDGKTYRFRELAPEKKAQIFKQMMSDDIAFEDLKHLSPEEAIEKYSFCIFGAADHVADFHENGKLNKGDNFLCSHNCNCLKWKTKSITIDGNPLTAREIQIVTLMASDLADKQIAQKLKISDSTLSTHKQNLFEKANVKSKSGLVTKAINQKIIQ is encoded by the coding sequence ATGGAAGGCAAATCTACAATTAAAAATGAAATTCACCAAATACCAGCGGGTATGGCTCTGGGTGATAAAAGAACCGAAATTTTTGCAGATAGGAAATCAAAGCAGACTTTTTTCATTTCTGATGGCAAAACGTATCGATTTAGAGAACTGGCACCCGAAAAGAAAGCGCAGATTTTTAAGCAAATGATGTCAGACGATATCGCTTTTGAAGATCTGAAACACCTAAGTCCAGAAGAAGCTATTGAAAAGTACTCGTTTTGCATTTTTGGCGCTGCTGATCATGTGGCAGACTTTCACGAAAATGGAAAGCTAAACAAAGGAGATAATTTTTTATGCTCACACAACTGTAATTGTCTAAAATGGAAAACAAAATCTATTACTATCGATGGCAATCCGTTAACTGCTCGAGAAATTCAGATTGTAACGCTAATGGCTTCTGATTTAGCAGATAAACAAATTGCTCAAAAATTAAAGATTTCTGATAGTACTTTAAGCACTCACAAACAAAACCTTTTTGAAAAGGCGAACGTGAAATCAAAGTCGGGATTAGTAACAAAAGCTATAAATCAAAAAATTATCCAATAA